tttccttctccttcaccGTCTTTGCCTAGTCTCTGTCCCTCTGACACCTGTCTCTCTGGCCTGTGTTTCTCTGACCCTTCTCTGGCTCTTCACCTTCGTTTGTCACTTCTCTTACATTTCCCagccttttctgtgtctctgtctcccactcCCAACCCCTCCCAGCAGCTGCCCTGGAGCCCTCCCACCTTGTCCACCCTGCCCTGGGGTCCCTCCTCCCTGGGTTCCTCCCAGAATAAACACCTTCACTGGGCCGGTTCTCATTAATGCTGTGGCTGCTTCTCTggccagagaggggagggaggagatggtACCAGGGAGTCCTGGAATGGAAActagccaattaaaaaaaaatgtcaggagaAGGGCGGGGGACAGGGCCAGCTGCACAGACCAGGGATAAAAGGCCTCCACGGAGTGACAGGGAGGCAAGACACCACCCCCACTTCCtccacacacagaggcacatCCATGGCTCTAAGGGTCTGGGTCTCTGTCTAAGgccctctctgtccctgtccctcaaACTCTGGGTCTCTCGTAGCCtacttctctctcactttccctctgcatTTGCCAGAACCTGACCCCCGTCCCCAGAATGTTCCTCCTGCTGACAGCACTCCAGATCATAGCTCTAGGTAAGAAAGCAgtggggtctggggtgggggcagtccCCCCGGAAATGCTGAGAAGAGACCTTGAGGGTTCCCAGGGACCCAGTGTGCTCATGGGTAAGCTGGTGAGAAGGTGTGGGGGGCGGTTTTGGGGGTCATGACTGAGGAGCAAGCAGGAGGGGGACTGGGTTCTTAGTCATGAAGATATCAGGAAGTAATAGGGTACAGGAGTTGAAGATGATGGAGAGGAATAAATGAGTCATTATGGAGAATTGTCCATTCCTGTGTGGGTTTTATTTAAAAGGAGGGCTGCAGAACTAAAGGAAAGACAGCATGTTGTTGGCAgtgatgggggtgggtggtgagggTAGGGGAGTGGGCTCACAAGGAGGGGTGTGACATGGCAGATGGAGTGAGTATGGGGTGAGATGGTAGATTCTGGGAGGTCATACAGGGGGGAAGATTGCAAAAAGGACAAGGAGCTCCTTGAATGTGTTGGAGAAGGATtaatgggaggtggggggaattGCGGTGTATTGTAAAAAGTGATGTTAGAAAGTATTCGTGGTAGAGTCAACGGTAGTAGATATGTCAGAGCCCTGGATGAGGTGGCTGTGGGATCAAGTGTTATACTATGGAGGCGATGGGGAGTCATGTATCAGAAAACTCTCTATTGTGTTGGCACAATAATGAGGGCGACATTGGGCATATTTCAAACTGGGTGGGGCAGATAGAGGTGGGTGGTTTAGGGGTTAGGTAAAGAAAGGGGATTTGTGGGTCCCAGACATCCTAGAAAGTTGGGGAGTCAGAGCATTTGTTCATCTGCTTTCCACCTACCCCATCTCTACCTGTTCCAGCCATGGCACAGAGCCAAGGGGATGAGAACAAGATAATTGGTGGTTATACATGCATCCAGAACTCCCAGCCATGGCAGGCAGCCCTGCTGGCAGGTCCCTTTCGTCGTTTCCTCTGTGGAGGGGCCCTGCTGTCACGCCAGTGGGCCATCACCGCTGCTCACTGTGCACGCCCGTGAGTAACCTCCTCCCCTATTCTTGTCCAAGTGAATTCCAGAGTCTAGAGCCCCAGAGCTCAGCTAAGAACCTGGAGCATTGTGTTGAACCTAATGTAGTAGCTGGGTTCTGGTTTGGGGTCTAGATAAAAGCCTCAAATTACCAACACAGCCCAGAATATGGAATCCAGCCACAAATCATGAACTCAgtttagattcttttctttttttttttttaagattttatttatttatttagagagagagtgcatggggagaggggcagagggagacacagaatctccagcagactccatgctgagtgcagagcccaactcggggcttcatcccacgaccctgagatcatgaccctgagattatgaccccagctgaaatcaagaatccgatgctcaactgactgagccacccaggcactcctcagtTTAGATTCTGAAAatagggtcgcctgggtggctcagtcagttgtgtctgccttctgctcaggtcatgatcccggggtcctaggattgagctccacatcgggctccctgctcagtggagagcctgcttctctctctccctctgcccctcttcctactcatgcactctctctctctctctctcaaataaataaatacaatcttaaaaaaaatattctgaaagcaGATTGAACCCATATGCCAGTTTAGAGTCCCATACAAAACCTAGAACCTGACATAATCTGGAAATCCGTCTAGAGGCCAAGCTGTATATAGAGACTAAGATTAGGAATCCATTCCAGATTGATGGTTCAGTTTACGGCACAGGCTACACATTCAGAAACTCAGGATCTCTCTCAAAACTTAGAATTCAAAGTCTAGTCCAGACCTGCAGTCCAGCCATAAATCCAGAACCCTGCTTACAGCTATAACATACAGCTCAGAATGTAAGATAGAACCAGAACCCATTCTAGATTCAATGTTTAATTCAGGGTCTAGTCAATAGCTCCTTTTTGAGCAGCCAGGAACCCCAAGTTCAATCCAGTGTCTAAATCCCAGAATGCAGACCATAATCTGAAACCCCATACAGAATTCAGAGCCTCTGAAAGAGTATAGATCTAAACTTAGAACCCAGATCCCAGACAGGAGCCCACCCAGTACCTATAAAGCAAATCTAATGCCATAAACTAAAGTTTGATGTAGAACCGAGAGCTCAGAACTCAGCCCAGAGTCTAGAATGCAAAGTTCAGAATGCAAGCCAACATCTAGAAACTTGGATCCAAACCACAACCTGGAGCTCCATCTAGAACCCAGAGCTCAACCTGAGGCAGGTTCTTCAGATAAGAGTCTAGAAGCAAGAGCCCAGACCATAACTGTAATCAATCCAAAACAGAGCCCAGCCAAGAATCAAGAACCTTTAGGACCCTAAGCTCAAATACAGAGTTCATACCATTGTCTAAAACCACATCATAAACCAGAATTTAAGCAAGAATCCAGAACTCAAATCCATATCCAGAATCCATTGTTCTATAGAGAATTGAGCCTACCCTAAGACTAAAAGCTCAAAGCAACATCTAGAATCCAGACTCAAACTATAATGCAGAGCTCAAAATAGAACCTGCAGCCTATCCTAACACCAAGAGCTCACACTCATATCTAGAAAGTATGCCATGATCCAGACTCAATCTACAGAGCCCAGATCCTAGTTTACACTCAAAAGTTCAAAATATCTAGAATCCAGGGGCCAGGCTGGAACCAGGACAGAGCCTCCCTGGAGCCTACTCCATGATAACAATTCTGATGTAGAGCCTAAAGCCACAGCCTAGAGTCTCAGTTGGAACTCCGAGCCTAGAACCCAGGATTGAGCCAAGAACTCTCAACCATCACCTCACATCCAAGCCAGAAACCAGAGCAAAGCTcaagagaggaaggggcagatggTGGGATTGGCCTAAGAGGGAATGCCCAGGCCATGGGAAAGAGCACAAGAGTCCATCAAACACTCCACAAGCAGTTCAGACTTTTGGAAAATTCATCACCAGACAAGGGAATCAGGCCAGAGGGTGGGGAGTGGTCTCCAGGCCAGATCCTGAGCATTCCTACTTTTGGGGGACATGGACCAGGATCCTTCGCATAGCCCTGGGCAAGCACAACCTGAAGAACTGGGAGGCCACCCAGCAGGTGCTGCGTGTAGTTCGCCAGGTGCCACACCCCCGGTACAACTCCCAGACCCACAATAACGACCTGATGCTGCTGCAGCTGGAGCGGCCCATTCAGCTGGGGAGGGCAGTGAGGCCCATCACCATAGCCAGCTCCTGTGCCCGCCCAGGAACTCCCTGCCTCGTGTCGGGCTGGGGTACCACATCTAGCCCCATCGGTGAGTACTCCTGCATCCTGGAAAGGAAGGGCTGGGGGCccggactcctgggtctgagggaggaggaggtggatcCCCAGACTCTTGGTCCTACTGGAAGGTAGATCCCACTTGTAACCCTTCCCCCAGTCAGGTACCCTAACTCCCTGCAATGCGTGAACATCAATATCTCCTCGGATCAGGAGTGTCGGCAGGCTTATTCCCAAGCCATCACCGTTGGCATGGTCTGTGCAGGTGTTCCCCAAGGTGGGAAGGACTCTTGTCAGGTGAGGTCCAAGGGGATTGTCTGGAGCTGGGACTTGGGTATCAAACGATCTGGGGAGCATGAAAATCAGCAGAGGCCTCCCCAGAAACAGAGAGATTGTAATAGCTGGGCTGCCTCCTAGCTGTACACCCTTGGATAATAGATCTACTTCCTCtttgcctcagtttactcatctgtaaaatggacatagcACCTCTTAGGGCAAGTGGTGGAATTAGATGGTATCCCATGGAAAGAGTACAGAGCCATGCCAGCACTTACCACTGCCCTCATTGCTGTTATTACATATGAGCACCAGGAAATCCGTGCTCAGGGACTCTAGAGACCTTAGTCCATCCCTGAGAGGTGACTCTAGAGATGGGGAGATATAAAGAGGCACATGCAGTTTTCTAGAGCAGTGCAGTGAGCCCCAGGGGTCAGTCCAGGGCAGAGTTAGCAGGCATCAGTGAAGAGGGAAAGCAGTGACCCCAACTCTTTGGACAGATATCTTCAGAGCCTTGCAAGGGATCTCAgcccacctccttccccatccctgtCTCTTGGATTTCCCATACCCATGGCTCTGAACATCTGTCCATGAGTGCTCCATCTCAGCCTCTCCCTTTCAGGGTGACTCGGGGGGACCCCTGGTGTGCAAAGGACAGCTCCAAGGCCTCGTGTCCTGGGGGATGGAGCATTGTGCCCTGCCCGGCTACCCTGGAGTCTACACCAACCTGTGCAAGTACCGAACCTGGATCCAGAACACCATATGGAGCAAATGATTGCTGCTGTAACTGAACATCAGCTGCCCACTTGCTTCACCAGACCTGCTCTCTCTCCACTCAAGACCCAGGGTCATGGCCCCCCGCCCtttcctccctcagacccaggagtcttCACCCTCAGCCCCCTGTTCCCTCAGACCCTGGAGTCCAGACCCCAaacccctcctccctcagacccaggaatCCAGACCTCCAGcttctcctccctcagacccatgAGTCTAGGACCCCGGCCTCTTGATCCGGACCCCTGGCCCAGGAGTCTCCTTTTCCAGAGAAGTCCTTCATGGTTCCTCTCCCTACTCCCACAGCATCATTATTCAAGGCCCCTTAGATATGGAAACAGGAGTGTGAAAGCACAAAACTGGCACCATCCCCCAGggaagacatttttcaaaaccCTTACTATCTCAAAACACCagataaataataagaaaaaatggaataatcCTAAATTCCATTCACCTGTTCATTTAATTCATCCAATGACTATGCCTACAGTGGCTTCATTGTATCCAGCCAGGAACCACGTTCCTGACAAGTGGCTGGATGGTGTGTGCTGCTCCCTGGAGGCACCCCCCATCCACCATATCTGGTGTGGTAGAAGGAAATGCCCAGCCTTGCAGCATGACCCTGAGCAAGATTGCCCTCCCTGAGCCACTGCTCCGGGTCCTGTGAGCAGGGATGGCTGAAGTTCAGAGCAGGGAGGGCAAAGACTCACCTTGTTTCTTGGAAAACCGTATGCAAATAAAAAGGTCCTCTTTTTCCTAATCAGATCTCAGGTGAGGAGAGCTGAGTTAATCACGCTCTGGAGTTCAAGTCCTGGCAGAGACCtgctctcattttatttcttgattccaTCTGTCATCCCTGGCTCCAGTACCTTCCCTCCCCACAGGCAGCAATACAAATGGCCTTGAATACCATGTGTCCTTGCAAAACATGCCTCATCTGTCACAAGCTATTGCTGCTAATTTACATGAAGCCATTGTATTACGagtctcattctctttcttactTTCATTCGTCAAAGACTATTTATTGGGTACACAGTACACCAGGCATTATTCTAGGTGCTGAGCTTCCCCTCACAAGTTTCCCCTCACAGAACTTATACTCCAGCAGGAGGTGACACATGAGAAAcaacaaatataattaaagagTTAACAGAAGGTCACAAgcttggctcagttggtggagcatgcaactcttgatctcgaggttgtgggTTCAAACCCCATGCTATAATTTGGCCTGCATCCTTCTATAAAGCCAAATAAAAgtagtttaggggcacctgggtgtctcagtggctgagcttctgccttcagctcagagcgtgatccccgggtcctgggatggagtcctgcatcaggctcccagcagggagcctgcttctcctctgcctatgtctctctgcttttctctcagtggtgtgtgtctctcatgaataaataaataaaatctttaaaaaataaacaaataaaaagtagttTAGATCAAAGATTAACCCAATTCCCAAACTATACTCCCCACTGTGATGATTGAAAACTGCATTTTATTGCTTCTCAGATGCACATTCCTTCACATTTTTAACAATTCTGAAATCAGGCAGCATTTTACAACCAATAGTATCTTAGCATTGTATCATAATTTAAATGAcagtttctttctctatctcagaGGTATGCAAAATAATAGTGCAAATACAATCACCAGCACCTTAAATCTGATGATACAGGGTATCGTGGAAGGTGGGTGTAGGTGAGGAGTCAggttgaagtatttttttaagttggctctacacccaatgtggggtttgaactcacaaccctcagattaagagtcacatgttctactgactgagccaagaTTGAGGCACCAAGATTGAGGTATTAaatatgtgatcttgggcagccccagtggcacagcggtttagcgccgcctgcggcccagggcgtaatcctggagaccctggatcgaggcccacatcaggctctctgcatggagcctgcttctccctctgcctgtctctctctctctctctctctctctctctgtgtctctatgaacaaataaataaaatcttttttttttcaaataaataaaatcttaaaaaaaaaatgtgatcttaCTCCACCACTGTATTAACAACCTCTCCATGTTGCTGTTTGCTCATCTAGTTTATTGCTTCTAACAGCTACAGAGTGTTCTCCACCTGTGCTGTCCAATGGTAACCACTAGCTATATgtggttctttaattttttaatttaaattagctaaatttaggggctcctgggtggctcaggtcatgatcccagggtcctgggatcaagtcccacgtcgggctcccagctcagtgggaagtctgcttctccctctgctcttccccttgcttgtgctctctcgaataaataaataaactcttttttaaaaattagctaaatTTAATACATGTTAAGTTTCCATTCCTTAGCTGCTCTCGCCACATTTCCAGGGCTCAGTAACGGTATGTAGCTGCCATTTTGGACAGTGTAGACAAATAGGATATTTCCATTATCTCACAAAGTTCTATTGGAGAGGACTACTCTCCAATAGTCTATACCCTTGTTTTTCAAAGTGTGGGTCTAAGGAACAGCAGCATTGGAATTAGCTGGAGCTTAGTAGATGTCAGAGTCTTGGGCCTCACTACAGACCAAAtacagaatctgtattttaacaggaTCCACAGGGACACaatgcatattaaagtttgagaagcaccatCTCCTGGTATATATCCACCATGTTTAATGACCCAGTTCGTTGATGATGGACACCTAGTTTCCCTCCACTACCTAAGCAATAATGCAATGACTATTTGGGGACATGCCCCTTCCGGTGCCTATAGACTTCTCTGGAATATTCACAGAAGTGGGACCACTGGATCAAAAGGATCAAAAGGCCTTCTCTTAATCAATTTCACCAAGTACTAGTAGGTTTTTTGTCTAGATAAGGATTCCTATCCCCCACACCCTCAGCAATGCTTGCAGTTCATTCTGCAAATGTAAGTCATATCTGCATGTGACAAAAGTGAATATTCATtgcattttattgaatatttatctttattcaatatttttgaatattcatccagcaaatatattcattaaattttattatacacCAGGTACTGTTATAGAACAAAACAGATCAACACTTCTGCCCCCAGGGCACTCACTTCTGacggaaataaataaatgaacgaGTAAAACATGAAGTATTACAGATGGGAGTGCCTTGCATAAAAGTCAAGCAAAgtaagagagatagagaatgtCAGAGGAGGGATTTGAAATAGGTGGTTGTGCGATAAGCGTTAActcgtgggatgcctgggtggctcagcagtggagctgTCTGCCTTTAGTCCCAGGGCGATCCTGatgatcccacatcaggctcccagcatggagcctgcttctctctctgcctatgtctctgcctctgtgtgtgtgtgtgtgttctctcatgaataaataaataaaatcttaaaaaaaaaaaaagataagggttAACTCGGCAGGCCTGGGTGGTCCAAAACTCTGCGCAGAAGGAAAGGTTTGGCCCTTGCCTGTTATTTGGCCTGATAACAATGTCTTTGTTTACCTGGGGGCCTTAGTCTGACAAATAGCCTATCCTTATAAAAATGACATGGTAGAGGCCTTGGGTCATGTTGTATCAATTTGACCTCTGCAGGAGCTAGAGACTCAGGTCAGCCATGCGAGCAGACAGCCATGTGCCTTTGGACATCAAAACACAGGGGAACTTCCCTGGTTGAACTACCCTGTGAGTGCTGCTGGGGAAGCAGGTGCTGTCTGCACAACCTCAGGGAGAGAGGACATCCGAAATGTTGTGCCTGGTTTCTCCCAGACTCTGCCCTGTGCACCATTTTCCTctgcttattttattatatatataaatatatatatattattagtctATATAtcgactatatatatatattattagtctATAttactcccaggaccctgggatcatgaactgagccgaaagcagacacttaaccaactgagccacccagatacgcCTTATTTTATGCTATATTTTTACTTGTAATAAGCCGAAGCCATGAGTAGAGCAGCTTCTCTGGGTTCTGTGAGTCCTTCTAGTGATTCATTGAACTTGTCCTCGGAATTCCCAGCTACATTGGTCAAGAAAGTCTTCAGGGAGAGGAGGACAAGAATGGAAGAAACCATGTAGATATCCAGCTTGGAAGAGGCTCTGAGAGTGTGCCTGGCATGAGAAAGGCAGGAAAAGGGAAACAGTTGATGATGTCTAGGGGCTTGTAGTCCACCGTCAGGAAATGCGACATTCACTCCAAGTAAGATGGGAGGCACTGCAGGGTTTTGAGAGGAGGACTGATCTGCCCTGATTCACATTCTCGTAAAAGGTCACCCTGGCTGCTTTATCAAACACAGAATATAGGTGGACAGGCTAGAAACAGGGAGACCAGATAGGAAAAATGCAACAATCTAGGTGGGAGAAAATGGTGGCTGCGAGGGACCAGGTGTCAAGGATGAAAGGTATTGAGAAATTGTCAGATTTGGGTCAGatactggggcacctaggtggctcagtctgttagccatctgcctttagctcaggtcataatcctggagtcctgggattaagccccacatggggctccctactcagtggataATGtgtttctccctcaccctctgcccctacacccacttgtgctctctctctctcaaataaataaaatcgttaaaaaaaaaaaaagatgtggggcCTATTTTGAAGACAGAGCTGACACATGTGGTGTGAGAGAAGGAATCCAAAGGAGAAATGAAAGTTTTCACTGTTGAGGACTAGAAAGATGGAGAGATCACCTGGTAAAGATCAAGGCTGCAAGAGGAGCCTGTTTGGTTTTGGACATGCAGATGTGGAGCAAGCCATTGGATGTCAAGTTGTGAGTTCAGGAGCAAAGTTTGGCTGGAGACttaaatttgggagtcatcagcatGTAGGTGGTATTTAAAGCCACCAGGCTGGATGAGATTACCGAGGGAGTGAGTGTagacagaggagaggagaggaccaAGTACCAAGGCCTGAGGTGCTCCGCCATGTAGAGACGGGACAGGAGCAAACAGCAGCAGACATGGGTGAGGAATACGCATTGAGCTATGAGGAAGACCAGGACGATATAGTGTCCCAGAAGTGGAGGAAAAATCTCTTTGAAGGAACAGGGAGTGATCCACTTGTTAAACGCTGCTGATAACTGAAGTAAGATGGGTTCAGCGACACAGAAGTTATTGGTACTCTGGACAGGGTATGGCCCATGGGGCAGTTAGGGAGAAAGCCTGCATGGAGGGGGCTCAAGAGAGAACAGGAGGTTAGGAGCTGCAGACAATGAGGGTAGCCGACTTTTCAGAGAAAATTGCCATCATGGGGAGAAAGAAATTGGGctaaaaaaaaagctgaaggagAGTCTGAAGGTTGagaggtttcatttttttgtttttgttttaattaattaattaaaagattttatttctttattcatgacagacacacagaaagaaaagcagagacacaggcagagggagaagcagggagcccgatgcgggactggatcccaggaatccggaatcacaccccaagccaaaggcaagtgctcaacctctgagccatctaggcatctctgttttaattcttttaatggaGCAATTTAATGGGAGCAACTGTAGCATGTTCAGATGTTAAAGGGACTGCTCGTTGGGGAAGCAAAAAATTGATGCAGGCAGGGGAGTGCAGAGCTGCTGGCTGGAATGGTGTCCCCAAGGAAGTGAGAGGGGAAGAGATAGCAGGCACAAGTGGAGGGGTCTGTCTTAGATGGAGGCGAAGACTGTTCATCTATAGAAATAGGACAGGAGGCAGAGGATGTGGGCACAGACGCAGGTAGGTGGCGAGACTGATCTTTCTAGTTTTTGCTATTCTGATGGGTGGAAAGTGGTTTTCTGTTGCTGCACAGGAAAGATGGTGACTGGGGTGACATCCTTCCCAACATGGATACAGCTGTAGAGAAGAACTCATGGATCTCCACTCCGTGTGCATCTTTCTCTCCAAGAGCACAAGTCTGGTTTCTCCCCGggcttctccatctctccatctctatgtcttcatgcctctttctcccttttctttccctctgccctctcccacccaccctgtCTTTCTATCATTGTGTATTTATCCCTTtgtatctttctctgtctccccctccctttaCGTTTGCATCGGGGCCTCTCCTGAGCTTGGGTGTGGGGCCAACTTTCTCATCCCAGCCAGCACTTCCAACCAGAACTTCCAGTCCTTGCTTGACAAAGAACCCCATTTTGAAGCCAAGCTAGGGTGGGGCCTCCGGAAACCTCAGGCTACCTCCATCTCTGGCTCTACTTATTTAACAAGCACATTTGTGGCCCTTGGTCTGAGTCAGGCTCTCATCTAAGCACCTTCAGATAATAACTCATTTAACCCTTCTTTATAAGACATGGAGATCCTATACTATTGATTGCACAATTTTGCAATTGGAAACACTGAGGTACAGGGGGATCATGTCATTTGAACACATGTCACTTGAATGGTCTAGCTCCAGAGTCTCAGCTCTGAATCACTATGGATACTGCCtctttttccagtgttttctccAGCTTTGCCTTCTGATGGGGGAAAAACCCTGATCTATGAGACAGTACACCTTGTTTGGTCTAGTTGTGTGACTTTCAGCAGCTCACTGCCCTCAGTGGGCTCCAGTTGCTCCCAGTCAGGTGACGGTGGTGGAATGCACCCAACTCCCGGTAGGTCCATGACCTTACTTCAACCTGAGTCAGCCAACCTAAGTCCAGGCCAGTCATAAACCCCAATATCAGCATTGACCTGGTACTCACCCTGAAGCAAATGTCAAAGGCAGCCACCCCCACTTCGCATTCCAGTCCTTTCCAAGCAAGAGAGGCTTCTCTGGAAGTGTAGACCCAGGCCACAAGAGGGCATAGGTACACTGACTTCCCACACAAGCTTGTCAGTCACCACACTAAACtgcatcctccctcctcccacatcTCCTCCACCCAACCTAAACCCAACACTATTTAGAAAGAGTGAATTCAGTGCCCACTCTGGAGCCAGCCTTGTGAGGTGGGGGAATTTCAAGGTGGGGACAGATAATACTCTTTCTGTCACCTTGGGAGGACCTCACAGCTATGAACCAGCCCACTCCCACCAAAACCCTACCCCAACACAGACACTCAACCTCACATCAAGTCCTCATTATTACTATCAACCCACAACACCAGCTTAGCTATATTTCAACACCTCCCATCCAAATCTTCAGTCTTGGCTCCAACCCCAACCCAGTAGGACTCCATCAACATTCTTATCCCCGGATACTTCCCATCTAGAACTCTAACCTATCCTCAAAACCAACTCCTCACCCTATCCTCACCCTATGTCTATTCTCCTCCCCAAACTCACTTGCATCCTAATGCTGTCATCAAACCCATCCTGTCCAGAAACTTTTGTTCCTAATGTagggaaaaaatgtgaaagactTTGAGATGGACACAATAGATGTCTCTGATGGAAAACTAAATGGGTTATTGGATTTTATGGGGTTTCTGCTTCTATTATTGTCTTTAAGCTACTGTACAACTCCGTAAATCATAGACAGCTGATAACAATGCAAATCATTCTTGTCCGTAACTGTGCAAATGAGTTTTGTCAGGTGGAAGTACAATTAATTTCCTTCCCCCTAC
This portion of the Vulpes lagopus strain Blue_001 chromosome 2, ASM1834538v1, whole genome shotgun sequence genome encodes:
- the KLK14 gene encoding kallikrein-14, with amino-acid sequence MFLLLTALQIIALAMAQSQGDENKIIGGYTCIQNSQPWQAALLAGPFRRFLCGGALLSRQWAITAAHCARPILRIALGKHNLKNWEATQQVLRVVRQVPHPRYNSQTHNNDLMLLQLERPIQLGRAVRPITIASSCARPGTPCLVSGWGTTSSPIVRYPNSLQCVNINISSDQECRQAYSQAITVGMVCAGVPQGGKDSCQGDSGGPLVCKGQLQGLVSWGMEHCALPGYPGVYTNLCKYRTWIQNTIWSK